In Burkholderia gladioli, a genomic segment contains:
- a CDS encoding UbiD family decarboxylase has product MKYKDLRDFTQRLEGIGELRRVTQPVSPVLEMTELCDRVLRAGGPALLFDPPTGYRFPVLGNLFGTPRRVALGMGVDAEHADDASALTSLREVGHLLSALKEPDPPKRLADAGKLLSMAKAVWDMAPKTVSSPPCQEIVWEGQDVDLNKLPIQTCWPGDAGPLLTWGLTVTRGPNKTRQNLGIYRQQLIGRNKLIMRWLAHRGGALDFREFALANPGKPYPVAVVLGADPATTLGAVTPVPDTLSEYQFAGLLRGARTELAKCLTPGVDGLQVPARAEIVLEGFIHPQDGAPEPASAGAPPRPSGTRGAAAYEHALEGPYGDHTGYYNEQEWFPVFTVERITMRRDALFHSTYTGKPPDEPAVLGVALNEVFVPLLQKQFAEITDFYLPPEGCSYRMAIVQMKKSYAGHAKRVMFGVWSFLRQFMYTKFIVVVDEDVDIRDWKEVIWAITTRVDPVRDTVLVDNTPIDYLDFASPVAGLGSKMGLDATNKWPGETQREWGRPIEMDAAVKARVDTLWSELGLS; this is encoded by the coding sequence ATGAAATACAAAGACTTACGCGATTTCACCCAGCGTCTCGAAGGCATCGGCGAGTTGCGCCGCGTCACCCAGCCGGTGTCGCCCGTGCTCGAAATGACCGAGCTGTGCGACCGGGTATTGCGCGCCGGCGGCCCGGCGCTGCTGTTCGACCCGCCCACCGGCTACCGGTTTCCGGTGCTCGGCAACCTGTTCGGCACGCCGCGCCGCGTCGCGCTCGGCATGGGTGTCGACGCCGAGCACGCCGACGACGCCAGCGCCCTCACCTCGCTGCGCGAGGTCGGCCATCTGCTGTCGGCCCTGAAGGAGCCGGACCCGCCCAAGCGCCTGGCCGATGCCGGCAAGCTGCTGTCGATGGCCAAGGCCGTGTGGGACATGGCGCCGAAGACGGTGTCCTCGCCGCCGTGCCAGGAGATCGTCTGGGAAGGCCAGGACGTCGACCTGAACAAGCTGCCGATCCAGACCTGCTGGCCCGGCGACGCCGGCCCGCTGCTGACCTGGGGGCTGACCGTCACGCGCGGCCCGAACAAGACGCGGCAGAATCTCGGCATCTATCGCCAGCAGCTGATCGGACGCAACAAACTGATCATGCGCTGGCTCGCCCATCGCGGCGGCGCGCTCGACTTCCGCGAGTTCGCGCTGGCCAATCCCGGCAAGCCCTATCCGGTGGCGGTGGTGCTCGGCGCCGATCCCGCCACCACGCTCGGCGCGGTGACGCCGGTGCCCGACACGCTGTCCGAATACCAGTTCGCCGGCCTGCTGCGCGGCGCGCGCACCGAGCTGGCCAAGTGCCTGACGCCCGGCGTCGACGGCCTGCAGGTGCCGGCGCGCGCCGAGATCGTGCTCGAGGGCTTCATCCACCCGCAGGACGGCGCGCCCGAGCCGGCGTCGGCCGGCGCGCCGCCGCGCCCGAGCGGCACGCGCGGCGCGGCCGCCTATGAACATGCGCTGGAAGGCCCCTACGGCGATCACACCGGCTACTACAACGAGCAGGAGTGGTTTCCGGTGTTCACCGTCGAGCGCATCACGATGCGCCGCGACGCGCTCTTCCACTCGACCTATACCGGCAAGCCGCCCGACGAGCCGGCCGTGCTCGGCGTGGCGCTCAACGAGGTGTTCGTGCCGCTGCTGCAGAAGCAGTTCGCCGAGATCACCGACTTCTACCTGCCGCCGGAAGGATGCAGCTACCGGATGGCGATCGTGCAAATGAAGAAGAGCTACGCCGGCCACGCCAAGCGCGTGATGTTCGGCGTCTGGAGCTTCCTGCGCCAGTTCATGTATACGAAGTTCATCGTGGTGGTGGACGAGGACGTCGATATCCGCGACTGGAAGGAAGTGATCTGGGCGATCACCACGCGCGTCGATCCGGTGCGCGATACCGTGCTGGTCGACAACACGCCGATCGACTACCTCGATTTCGCCTCGCCGGTGGCCGGCCTCGGCTCGAAGATGGGGCTGGACGCCACCAACAAGTGGCCCGGCGAGACCCAGCGCGAATGGGGTCGCCCGATCGAGATGGACGCCGCCGTGAAGGCGCGCGTCGATACGCTCTGGAGCGAGCTCGGGCTGTCCTGA
- a CDS encoding transglycosylase SLT domain-containing protein, translating into MNAWLSWRPNERHAQLLREVLRRGTRVSHHLFSVVGGLAVVTAFALWMMPNARGTLAAKLMPVLSAAVKAGPARLLSGHPLPAFGPGNADEDLDADGRTSPVSYKPTDEAGGNAVDAAADAAAADAAHNSQSPVTLAKLIPLQRVALDARSDRVFTSREQSLVANYLARRYHVAQEPVGRLVTAAFQTGHDIGLDPLLLLSVMAIESGFNPYAESGVGAQGLMQVMSKIHSDKFEYAGGTDAALRPVVNIQVGALVLKDCIARGGSLAGGLRLYNGVTGTDDGGYSAKVMAERGRLRDVSRGRNVSIYAPLLPTPVTTTASTASSGGKRVQATLDGAHPITIKTSAPAESKPAATPQADASNETGAKHDGSSEVGT; encoded by the coding sequence ATGAACGCTTGGTTATCGTGGCGTCCCAACGAACGGCATGCGCAGCTGCTGCGCGAAGTGCTGCGTCGCGGGACGCGTGTCAGCCACCATCTATTCAGCGTGGTCGGCGGCCTGGCCGTCGTCACCGCGTTCGCGCTCTGGATGATGCCGAACGCCCGCGGCACGCTCGCCGCGAAGCTGATGCCCGTGCTGTCGGCCGCCGTCAAGGCCGGCCCGGCGCGGCTGCTGTCCGGGCATCCGCTGCCCGCCTTCGGTCCCGGCAATGCCGACGAGGACCTCGACGCCGACGGCCGCACCTCGCCGGTCTCGTACAAGCCCACGGACGAGGCCGGCGGCAACGCGGTTGACGCCGCTGCCGACGCGGCCGCCGCCGATGCGGCCCACAACAGCCAGTCGCCGGTCACCCTGGCCAAGCTGATCCCGCTGCAGCGCGTCGCCCTCGACGCCCGCAGCGACCGCGTCTTCACCAGCCGCGAGCAGTCGCTGGTGGCCAACTACCTGGCGCGCCGTTACCACGTCGCGCAGGAGCCCGTCGGCCGCCTGGTCACGGCCGCCTTCCAGACCGGCCACGATATCGGCCTGGACCCGCTGCTGCTGCTGTCGGTGATGGCAATCGAGTCGGGCTTCAATCCCTACGCGGAAAGCGGCGTCGGCGCGCAAGGGCTGATGCAGGTGATGTCGAAGATCCATTCCGACAAGTTCGAATACGCGGGCGGCACCGATGCAGCGCTGCGCCCGGTGGTGAATATCCAGGTCGGCGCGCTGGTGCTGAAGGACTGCATCGCGCGCGGCGGCTCGCTGGCCGGCGGCCTGCGCCTCTACAACGGCGTGACGGGCACCGACGACGGCGGCTACAGCGCCAAGGTGATGGCCGAGCGCGGTCGGCTGCGCGACGTCTCGCGCGGCCGCAACGTGTCGATCTACGCGCCGCTGCTGCCCACGCCGGTGACCACCACCGCCTCGACCGCCTCCTCGGGCGGCAAGCGCGTGCAGGCGACGCTGGACGGGGCCCACCCGATCACCATCAAGACCAGCGCGCCGGCCGAGTCCAAGCCGGCTGCCACGCCGCAGGCCGACGCGAGCAACGAGACGGGCGCGAAGCACGACGGCTCGTCGGAAGTCGGGACCTGA
- a CDS encoding LysE family translocator, which produces MTMVPPSASMLSDGFFLSLSLCLDIGLVNVAILSLTLSHGFKPGFWLGLGSCFGDLVYAALALAGMAVLLQFEAVRWVVWLGGGAVLLYLTWKMAREALFPPPSANAGGDDADAAPQASSPRSFLRGMLLAMSSPSAILWFAAVGGALIAKAGATTPVTASVFLGGFFLGGLAWTLFLCGLASQGRKRAGAGLMRACHVVSALLFAYFSYSVIVGGYRDLIVHAGA; this is translated from the coding sequence ATGACGATGGTGCCTCCCTCCGCTTCCATGCTGTCCGACGGCTTTTTCCTGTCGCTGTCCCTGTGTCTCGACATCGGCCTGGTCAACGTCGCGATCCTCTCGCTCACGCTCTCGCATGGCTTCAAGCCCGGCTTCTGGCTCGGCCTCGGCTCCTGCTTCGGCGACCTCGTCTATGCCGCGCTCGCGCTGGCCGGGATGGCCGTGCTGCTGCAGTTCGAGGCGGTGCGCTGGGTGGTCTGGCTCGGCGGCGGCGCCGTGCTGCTCTACCTGACCTGGAAGATGGCGCGCGAGGCGCTGTTCCCGCCGCCTTCGGCCAACGCAGGCGGCGATGACGCCGACGCCGCGCCCCAGGCCAGCTCGCCGCGCAGTTTCCTGCGCGGGATGTTGCTGGCGATGTCCTCGCCCTCGGCGATCCTGTGGTTCGCCGCCGTCGGCGGCGCGCTGATCGCCAAGGCCGGCGCCACCACGCCCGTCACCGCCTCGGTGTTCCTGGGCGGCTTCTTCCTCGGCGGCCTGGCCTGGACGCTGTTTCTCTGCGGGCTCGCCAGCCAGGGCCGCAAGCGCGCCGGCGCGGGACTGATGCGCGCCTGCCACGTGGTGTCGGCCCTGCTGTTCGCCTATTTCTCCTACAGCGTGATCGTCGGCGGTTATCGCGACCTGATCGTGCACGCCGGCGCCTGA
- a CDS encoding pyridoxal phosphate-dependent aminotransferase, with amino-acid sequence MNTAAESLIRLASRVDAIQPFYVMEVVKQAARLEQAGRDVIHMSIGEPDFTAPEPVVEAAAAAMRHGVTQYTSALGIAPLREAIAAHYARAYGLEIAPERVIVTAGASAALLLACLALVGRDDEVLMPDPSYPCNRHFVAAAEGRPVLVPSGPEARFQLSAKDVRERWGERTRGVLLASPSNPTGTSLAPDELGRILQAVRERGGFAIIDEIYQGLSYDGPPVSALSFSDEVITVNSFSKYFNMTGWRLGWLVVPPALVGTFEKLAQNLFICASALAQHAALACFEPDTLAIYEARRLEFMRRRDYIVPALASLGFEVPVRPDGAFYVYARCCGVAHPAAGDSAKLVDAMLEDAGVVLVPGMDFGVHAPRDYIRLSYATAYERLEEAVARLRKLFGG; translated from the coding sequence ATGAATACCGCTGCCGAATCGCTGATCCGGCTGGCTTCGCGCGTCGACGCGATCCAGCCGTTCTATGTGATGGAAGTCGTCAAGCAGGCCGCGCGGCTCGAACAGGCCGGGCGCGACGTGATCCACATGAGCATCGGCGAGCCGGACTTCACGGCGCCCGAGCCGGTGGTCGAGGCCGCCGCGGCGGCGATGCGGCACGGCGTGACGCAGTACACCAGCGCGCTCGGCATCGCGCCGCTGCGCGAAGCGATCGCCGCGCATTACGCACGCGCCTACGGGCTCGAGATCGCACCCGAGCGCGTGATCGTCACGGCCGGCGCCTCGGCCGCGCTGCTGCTGGCCTGCCTGGCCCTGGTCGGCCGCGACGACGAAGTGCTGATGCCGGATCCGTCCTACCCCTGCAACCGGCACTTCGTGGCCGCCGCCGAAGGCCGGCCGGTGCTGGTGCCGAGCGGCCCCGAGGCGCGCTTCCAGTTGAGCGCGAAGGACGTGCGCGAGCGCTGGGGCGAGCGCACGCGCGGCGTACTGCTGGCCTCGCCGTCGAATCCGACCGGCACCTCGCTCGCGCCCGACGAACTCGGCCGGATCCTGCAGGCGGTGCGCGAGCGCGGCGGCTTCGCGATCATCGACGAGATCTACCAGGGCCTCAGCTACGACGGCCCGCCCGTCTCGGCGCTGTCCTTCAGCGACGAGGTGATCACCGTCAACAGCTTCTCCAAGTACTTCAACATGACGGGCTGGCGGCTCGGCTGGCTGGTGGTGCCGCCGGCGCTGGTCGGCACCTTCGAGAAGCTCGCGCAGAACCTGTTCATCTGCGCCTCGGCACTCGCCCAGCATGCCGCGCTGGCCTGCTTCGAGCCCGACACGCTGGCGATCTACGAGGCGCGGCGGCTGGAATTCATGCGCCGCCGCGACTACATCGTGCCGGCGCTGGCTTCGCTCGGCTTCGAGGTGCCGGTGAGGCCCGACGGCGCCTTCTATGTATACGCGCGCTGCTGCGGCGTCGCCCATCCGGCGGCCGGCGACAGTGCCAAACTGGTCGATGCGATGCTGGAGGATGCCGGCGTGGTGCTGGTGCCGGGGATGGATTTCGGCGTGCATGCGCCGCGCGACTACATCCGGCTGTCGTATGCGACCGCCTACGAGCGTCTCGAGGAAGCCGTCGCGCGGCTGCGCAAGCTGTTCGGCGGCTAA
- a CDS encoding Rossmann-like and DUF2520 domain-containing protein, translating to MSLPPVPRLGFIGAGRLGRCLARRFAQAAYPVVAVASRSPAPARALAAQIDGCTAVENAQAVVDAADLVFVAVSDDGIGPVAASLRFDPSRAATQALVHCSGASSVDLLAPAAEQGVQTGGFHPLYLFGGGDADLARIEGCSVTIEAGGSLRPVLEALSGALGCHPLAIPAGGRMRYHAAANYAASFVLCGLAEAVELWRTLGMDEAEALRALLPMLSGTIETAREKGLSNALAGPVSRGDAGIVERQLDLLDQMGGDHATLYALMTRRAVELARRRATPPAGLDAVERGVDALLDRRLAQAAPGRREP from the coding sequence ATGTCACTTCCGCCCGTTCCCCGTCTCGGTTTCATCGGTGCCGGCCGCCTCGGCCGCTGCCTGGCACGACGCTTCGCGCAGGCCGCTTATCCCGTGGTGGCGGTGGCGAGCCGCTCGCCTGCCCCGGCGCGGGCGCTGGCCGCGCAGATCGACGGCTGCACGGCCGTCGAGAACGCACAGGCGGTGGTCGACGCGGCCGACCTGGTGTTCGTGGCCGTGTCCGACGACGGCATCGGGCCGGTGGCCGCCTCGCTGCGCTTCGATCCCTCGCGCGCGGCCACCCAGGCGCTCGTGCATTGCAGCGGTGCCTCGAGCGTCGACCTGCTGGCACCGGCCGCCGAACAGGGCGTGCAGACCGGCGGTTTCCATCCGCTCTATCTATTTGGCGGCGGCGACGCCGACCTGGCCCGGATCGAGGGCTGCTCCGTGACGATCGAGGCCGGCGGCAGCCTGCGCCCGGTGCTGGAGGCGCTGAGCGGCGCGCTCGGCTGCCATCCGCTGGCGATTCCGGCCGGTGGCCGGATGCGCTACCACGCGGCCGCCAACTACGCGGCGAGCTTCGTGCTGTGCGGCCTGGCCGAAGCGGTCGAGCTGTGGCGCACGCTTGGCATGGACGAGGCAGAGGCCTTGCGCGCCCTGCTGCCGATGCTGTCCGGCACCATCGAGACCGCGCGCGAGAAGGGCCTCTCCAATGCGCTGGCCGGCCCGGTCTCGCGCGGCGACGCCGGCATCGTCGAGCGCCAGCTCGACCTGCTCGACCAGATGGGCGGCGATCACGCCACGCTCTACGCGCTGATGACGCGCCGCGCCGTCGAGCTGGCCAGGCGCCGCGCGACGCCGCCGGCCGGGCTCGACGCGGTGGAACGGGGCGTGGACGCCCTGCTCGATCGGCGGCTCGCGCAGGCTGCCCCCGGGCGCCGCGAGCCGTGA
- the ribH gene encoding 6,7-dimethyl-8-ribityllumazine synthase has protein sequence MEIGQYQPNLEGEGLRIGIVQSRFNEPVCNGLADACVEELERLGVTGEDVLLVTVPGALEIPLALQKLAESNQFDALIALGAVIRGETYHFELVSNESGAGISRIALDFNTPIANAVLTTENDEQAIARMTEKGRDAARTAVEMANLTMTLDQLSDDEEDEDEEEDEEENE, from the coding sequence ATGGAAATCGGACAATACCAACCGAATCTCGAGGGTGAAGGCCTGCGCATCGGCATCGTGCAGTCGCGCTTCAACGAGCCCGTCTGCAACGGCCTGGCCGATGCCTGCGTCGAGGAACTCGAACGCCTGGGCGTCACCGGCGAGGACGTGCTGCTGGTCACGGTGCCCGGCGCGCTGGAAATCCCGCTGGCGCTGCAGAAGCTCGCGGAAAGCAACCAGTTCGACGCGCTGATCGCGCTCGGCGCGGTAATCCGCGGCGAGACCTACCATTTCGAACTCGTCTCGAACGAAAGCGGCGCCGGCATCTCGCGCATCGCGCTGGACTTCAACACGCCGATCGCCAACGCGGTGCTGACCACCGAGAACGACGAGCAGGCCATCGCGCGCATGACCGAGAAGGGTCGCGACGCGGCCCGCACGGCCGTCGAGATGGCCAACCTCACGATGACGCTCGACCAACTGAGCGACGATGAGGAAGACGAGGACGAGGAAGAAGACGAAGAGGAAAACGAATGA
- the nusB gene encoding transcription antitermination factor NusB, protein MKKSARRQSRELATQGLYQWLLSNASTGEIDAQLRGAQGYEKADRELLETIVYGVVREHADLAAILAPNLDRPIEQLSPVERAVLLMATFELKHQIETPYRVVINEAIELTKTFGGSDGHKYVNGVLDKLALKLRPEEAAARRS, encoded by the coding sequence ATGAAGAAGAGCGCACGCCGACAATCGCGCGAACTGGCGACGCAAGGCCTGTATCAGTGGCTGCTGTCGAACGCGTCCACCGGCGAGATCGACGCGCAGTTGCGCGGCGCGCAGGGTTACGAGAAGGCGGATCGCGAGCTGCTGGAAACCATCGTGTACGGCGTGGTCCGCGAGCATGCGGACCTGGCCGCGATCCTGGCGCCCAACCTCGATCGCCCGATCGAGCAGCTCTCGCCGGTCGAGCGCGCGGTGCTGCTGATGGCCACCTTCGAGCTCAAGCACCAGATCGAGACGCCCTACCGCGTGGTGATCAACGAAGCCATCGAGCTGACCAAGACCTTCGGCGGCTCGGACGGCCACAAGTACGTCAATGGCGTGCTCGACAAGCTGGCCCTCAAGCTGCGCCCGGAAGAAGCCGCCGCGCGCCGCTCCTGA